The Streptomyces durmitorensis genome contains the following window.
TGGCCCGCATCCGCTAGGCCGCAGGCGCGCCCTCTCAGGGATGAACCCTCAGAGGTCTGCTCTGCCTCCTCCACCTTCAGGAGGTGGGGCTACCACCCCGCGTACAACCTGAGGCGGACACGGCTTAGGGACCTGCGGCCGATCCGCTGAAGTAGGGGGCGCTTCTAGCGTGGAGCCATGACCGTATCCATGGTGCCCATGTGCACCAGCGCATCGAAGGCCGCGACGCGGACAGCGAGTCCTTCGGCGTATCCGTCGTTCGCGTCGTACGTACGGGCACGTCAGCCCGTGTTGTTGCGCACCGCGCGCTCGCTGACCGCGAATCCGAGCGATGCCGAGGATCTGCTGCAGACCGCCCTCACCAAAACCTATGTCGCGTGGGACCGGATCGAGGACCATCGGGCGCTCGACGGCTATGTCCGCCGGGCCCTGCTGAACACCCGGACCTCGCAGTGGCGCAAGCGCAAGGTCGACGAGTTCGCGTGTGACGAGCTTCCCGAGCCCGAGGTGACGCCGGTCGCGGATCCGGCGGAGCAGCAGGTGCTCAGGGACGCGATGTGGCGCGCGATCATGAAGCTGCCCGCGCGGCAGCGGGCGATGGTCGTCCTGCGGTACTACGAGGACCTCAGCGAGGCCCAGACGGCCGAGGTGCTCGGAGTGTCCATCGGCACCGTCAAGAGCGCGGTCTCGCGTGCGCTCGGCAAGCTGCGCGAGGACCCGGAACTCACCCCGGTCCGGTGACCGGACGCGCCCCGGTCCGGTGACCGGACGCACGCCGGTCCGGTGATCGCCGCAGTTCCGCGGGACCTTTCTTCTCCCGTACTAGTGACATACCGTGCGGTATGCGGCAAGAATCTGGCGAGCCCTACTGCCAGGTAGGTCATCCGGGAGCCGCCCTGGATGAATGCCGCGCGCCCACCGGGAGGACGCCGTGCTGAGCACGATGCAGGACGTACCACTGACCGTCACCCGCATCCTCCGGCACGGGACAACCGTGCACGGGTCGTCGCAGGTCACCACATGGACCGGCGAGGCCGCTCCGCAGCGCCGCAGCTTC
Protein-coding sequences here:
- a CDS encoding SigE family RNA polymerase sigma factor, coding for MTVSMVPMCTSASKAATRTASPSAYPSFASYVRARQPVLLRTARSLTANPSDAEDLLQTALTKTYVAWDRIEDHRALDGYVRRALLNTRTSQWRKRKVDEFACDELPEPEVTPVADPAEQQVLRDAMWRAIMKLPARQRAMVVLRYYEDLSEAQTAEVLGVSIGTVKSAVSRALGKLREDPELTPVR